From a region of the Hemibagrus wyckioides isolate EC202008001 linkage group LG14, SWU_Hwy_1.0, whole genome shotgun sequence genome:
- the yars2 gene encoding tyrosine--tRNA ligase, mitochondrial: MAASCGRNLCRGWRGKPGLILKSPALVWFPKATFHTSPVGRNGFLSSLHKRGLLKDSFPENAAQVNLPQLLHSGQQTVYCGFDPTADSLHAGHLLPLVGLLHFRNAGHHVIALIGGATARIGDPSGKSKERECLSAAVIDNNVRSVLESLHQIFTNHELYFCSDPQRLGTMRVLNNASWYRDWNVVEFLAETGRYFRMGTLLSRHSVQSRLKSAEGMSLSEFSYQLFQAFDFYYLHQVHGCRIQLGGTDQLGNLMSGHEFIHKKTGEDVYGLTVPLLTTSMGDKLGKTAGNAVWLNRNKTSPFEFYQYFLRLPDNNIEQYLKLFTFLPLAEVEKVMEQQLQDPGKRTAHKRLAAEVTKLVHGKEGLESAKRCTNALYHSSIEALEQMDDAELKDLFREATFQEFFLEPGTTVLDACRRSQAIPDGPRGYQMITDGGVWINHQRAANPEQVLVPGQHILSNGLSLIRVGKKNFYIIKWLSM; encoded by the exons ATGGCGGCGTCCTGTGGCCGCAACCTGTGCAGAGGATGGCGAGGAAAACCGGGCTTAATTCTAAAAAGTCCGGCTCTGGTTTGGTTTCCGAAAGCTACCTTTCACACTTCCCCAGTCGGTAGAAACGGATTTCTGTCATCTTTGCACAAACGAGGCCTTTTGAAGGATTCTTTCCCTGAAAACGCAGCTCAGGTGAATCTGCCTCAGCTGCTCCATTCGGGCCAGCAGACCGTGTACTGTGGATTTGACCCGACTGCGGACAGCCTGCACGCCGGACACCTGCTGCCTCTCGTCGGCCTGCTGCACTTCCGCAACGCTGGGCACCACGTGATCGCACTGATCGGCGGAGCCACAGCGCGGATCGGTGACCCGAGCGGCAAATCCAAGGAGAGAGAGTGCCTGTCGGCTGCCGTGATAGACAACAATGTGAGATCCGTGCTGGAAAGCTTGCATCAGATCTTCACCAACCACGAGTTATATTTCTGTAGCGATCCGCAGAGACTGGGCACCATGCGCGTGCTGAACAACGCCAGCTGGTACCGGGACTGGAACGTGGTGGAGTTTCTGGCCGAGACCGGACGGTATTTCCGCATGGGCACTCTGCTCAGCAGACACAGTGTCCAGTCCCGCTTAAAGAGTGCAGAGGGCATGAGTCTAAGCGAGTTCTCTTACCAACTCTTCCAGGCCTTTGACTTCTATTACCTACACCAGGTGCACGGCTGCAGAATACAGCTGGGGGGAACAGATCAACTGGGGAACCTGATGTCCGGCCATGAGTTCATTCACAA AAAGACAGGAGAAGATGTATATGGACTGACAGTACCATTGCTGACCACCTCAATGGGAGATAAGCTGGGGAAGACTGCAGGAAATGCTGTATGGCTGAACCGGAATAAAACATCTCCATTTGAGTTCTACCAGTATTTCCTCAGATTGCCAGACAACAATATAGAACA GTACCTGAAGCTGTTCACTTTCCTGCCATTGGCTGAGGTGGAGAAGGTGATGGAGCAGCAGCTGCAAGATCCAGGCAAGAGAACAGCACACAAACGGCTTGCTGCTGAGGTAACCAAGCTGGTGCATGGCAAGGAGGGGCTGGAAAGTGCCAAACG ATGCACCAACGCTCTGTACCACAGCAGCATCGAGGCTCTGGAGCAGATGGATGATGCTGAACTGAAGGATTTGTTCAGAGAGGCTACATTTCAGGAGTTCTTTCTGGAACCAGGTACCACAGTATTGGATGCCTGCCGTCGGAGCCAGGCCATTCCTGATGGACCCAGAGG GTATCAGATGAtaactgatggtggtgtgtggatCAACCATCAGAGGGCTGCAAACCCTGAGCAGGTACTGGTCCCAGGTCAGCACATTCTCTCCAACGGTCTCAGTCTGATCCGAGTGGGCAAAAAGAACTTCTACATCATCAAGTGGCTAAGCATGTAA
- the cdkn1bb gene encoding cyclin dependent kinase inhibitor 1Bb, producing MSNVRLSNGSPTLERMDATRLSDQPKPSACRTLFGPVDHEELKRELTGHLKAIEEAAVETWGFNFSTHTPRPNARFIWKLVDSKDLPSFYSASEQPSKSVCPSGNNGVDLNGNCGLTTTNEEKEDRSEKHTDRTDKRKRPACIDSSCPSKRTRTCLDETPHTPKKCSPPRHT from the exons ATGTCTAACGTGCGCCTGTCGAACGGGAGCCCGACCCTGGAGAGGATGGACGCTACGAGGCTGTCGGATCAACCCAAACCGTCGGCGTGCAGGACTCTGTTCGGTCCGGTGGATCATGAAGAGTTAAAGAGGGAGTTAACCGGCCACCTGAAGGCGATAGAAGAGGCGGCAGTCGAGACCTGGGGCTTCaacttttccacacacacaccgcggCCCAATGCCAGATTCATCTGGAAACTGGTGGACAGTAAGGACTTACCGAGTTTCTACAGCGCGTCTGAACAGCCCAGCAAaagtgtgtgtccgtctgggaATAACGGGGTGGATCTAAACGGGAACTGTGgactaacaacaacaaacgaGGAGAAAGAGGACAGATCTGAAAAACACACCGACAGAACAGACAAGAGAAAAAGACCTGCGTGTATCG ACTCGTCGTGTCCGAGTAAACGCACGCGCACCTGTTTAGATGAAACTCCTCACACACCGAAGAAATGCAGTCCGCCGAGACACACGTAA